The following are encoded together in the Roseobacter denitrificans OCh 114 genome:
- a CDS encoding ABC transporter transmembrane domain-containing protein: MTSSDEATVAKEIRPRVGAAVLSATFALNILALALPLVVLQIFDRVIPFQATETLVILFLGMCLVAILEFTLKWARVVLLSNVGEVFDQTLTTRFMQTSLNADPTAFAKVTPAAHLDHFGAISQVRTFYAGQGRILAIDLPFAALFVAMIGLIGGWLVLVPLASIALLIMFKIGLKQVQSSVFEERKKLDDRRYSFLVEVLSQIKTLKANAMEAQIKRRYELLQDQTVDISQRVIKISGFSQSFGALFSQMAVAAMGLFGGYLIIVGNLGIAELAACMLLNGRTIQPMLKTLNLWVQSENLSLSRSKLDATFALPSRTTANGNETPLAGRVCFEDVALKHPTKDGYLFQGLNADIMPNQSLALLGNASSGKSALMQLILGEKKPTKGRVLVDGVPAHDMIHARGTGGIGYADQQPVVFAGTVLSNISAFGDGESIARALEFSERLGLDKALHRLPLGYNTLMQDCPALTNNQAALLGISLVRAMALQPKILLLNDVTATMDKVTRDGFLSLIKDIHQHTTLIIASMDQELLEYADASLNLNQPEAKNIDAWIEDGHADRRAAKQLMIGPLQERSA, from the coding sequence ATGACCTCATCAGACGAAGCGACAGTAGCAAAAGAAATTCGGCCAAGGGTTGGCGCCGCCGTTTTGTCGGCCACTTTTGCTTTAAATATACTCGCGCTCGCCCTGCCGCTTGTTGTTCTGCAGATTTTCGACCGCGTGATCCCTTTCCAAGCGACTGAAACGCTCGTCATCCTTTTCTTGGGGATGTGTTTGGTCGCCATACTGGAATTCACATTGAAGTGGGCCCGCGTCGTCCTGTTAAGCAACGTTGGCGAGGTGTTTGACCAGACGCTGACAACTCGTTTCATGCAAACGAGTCTTAACGCCGATCCGACCGCTTTCGCCAAGGTGACACCGGCTGCGCATCTGGATCATTTTGGCGCAATTTCCCAAGTCAGAACCTTTTATGCAGGTCAGGGGCGAATTTTAGCGATAGATTTACCTTTCGCTGCACTGTTCGTTGCGATGATCGGTTTGATCGGTGGCTGGCTGGTTCTTGTTCCTTTGGCCAGTATTGCCTTGCTTATCATGTTCAAAATCGGGCTGAAGCAAGTCCAGTCCTCGGTTTTTGAGGAACGCAAGAAACTGGATGACAGGCGGTACTCCTTCCTCGTTGAGGTCCTGTCGCAAATCAAGACACTCAAAGCCAATGCGATGGAAGCCCAGATCAAACGACGCTACGAATTGTTGCAGGATCAGACCGTCGACATAAGTCAGCGCGTTATCAAGATTTCCGGCTTTTCGCAGTCTTTTGGCGCATTATTTTCGCAGATGGCCGTGGCGGCAATGGGGTTGTTTGGCGGATACCTGATTATAGTCGGTAATTTAGGTATCGCCGAACTTGCAGCCTGCATGCTTCTAAACGGCCGCACGATACAACCCATGTTAAAAACACTCAACCTGTGGGTTCAGTCTGAAAACCTATCGTTGTCCCGTTCAAAATTGGACGCAACTTTTGCGCTTCCCTCCCGTACAACGGCAAATGGAAACGAAACGCCGCTCGCGGGACGCGTTTGTTTTGAAGACGTTGCGCTGAAACACCCGACAAAGGATGGCTATCTCTTTCAAGGGTTAAACGCCGATATCATGCCCAATCAAAGCCTTGCTCTGCTTGGGAATGCGAGTTCGGGCAAATCCGCGCTTATGCAACTGATACTGGGCGAGAAAAAACCGACAAAGGGACGCGTGCTTGTCGATGGCGTTCCTGCACATGACATGATTCATGCCAGAGGCACCGGTGGAATTGGTTATGCCGACCAACAACCTGTTGTTTTTGCGGGTACGGTCCTCAGTAATATTTCCGCTTTCGGGGATGGCGAAAGCATTGCACGGGCGCTGGAGTTTTCAGAGCGTTTGGGGCTCGACAAAGCACTTCATCGTTTACCACTTGGCTACAATACGCTGATGCAAGACTGCCCGGCCTTAACGAACAACCAGGCAGCTTTGCTGGGGATTTCTCTTGTCAGGGCCATGGCGCTACAACCAAAAATCCTGCTTCTCAACGATGTCACTGCGACGATGGATAAAGTTACCCGCGATGGCTTTCTGTCGCTGATCAAGGACATTCACCAACACACGACACTCATAATCGCAAGTATGGACCAAGAGCTGCTGGAATACGCGGACGCAAGTTTGAATCTCAACCAACCTGAGGCCAAAAACATCGATGCTTGGATTGAAGACGGTCATGCCGACAGACGAGCGGCCAAACAATTGATGATCGGGCCCTTACAAGAGCGGAGCGCGTGA
- a CDS encoding peptidase domain-containing ABC transporter produces MDKAVSPSFNLLNQLMSAAGWHSSQNRLFEAVPHMSDELTPFDMVSTFRNLGVPTSSQRCKLNEIEADDCPALFVDTQDCMQAILDADQGNLLVCQLGDTDPRWVKASSLAGRLVRLERFQNEQNAKTRYSFSQITRPFKGLMPWLFIASFMSNLASLATPLLIMVIYDRVIPSGSVDLITSLALVALILLATDAGFRLIRYRVIAHMGRETELGLGLALFQKILALPVSQIQKASVEQQLARFRQFESLRDVFTGQILVAVLDLPFTLIFLAVLYILSPQIAFLIVALIIVFVVITCITLPIQTSRNASAAEHKAALQSYMFETAQNQQAIQRLGLIDHWTKQGEAMNRKAARATRLASQLQLVTQNLGQSLMAIAGLGAVILGTLSAMQGTMSFGALIAVLSLVWKVLTPLQALYANSAQIVSFQNSKTQSDRVLNLPEEMVRGVAQNHQKTLKGQISVSGVTHRYDSASAPVLSQVSMDIKANEFVVLGGSSNSGKTTLLNLLQGFYQPSLGSIQIDDLDLRHIAVDDLRRSVSYCLSPPELFYGTIYQNFKLAAPSLSRDDVIEALVQMDLLEEIDGFTDGLDTRLSEAFRSTLPLSTLRALGISRTIARGGSVCMLNEPFAGLDTKHRAALLRTMQDLKGSRTFIVATQDISVAQLADHYIFLQNGRVVADDLGNAGLKKFNALLNRTGAS; encoded by the coding sequence ATGGACAAAGCTGTTTCACCCAGCTTCAACCTGCTCAACCAATTGATGTCAGCTGCAGGTTGGCACAGCAGTCAAAATCGGTTGTTTGAAGCTGTGCCACACATGTCCGACGAACTCACTCCGTTTGACATGGTGAGCACATTTCGAAATCTGGGTGTCCCCACATCTTCGCAACGCTGCAAACTCAATGAAATAGAAGCTGACGATTGCCCTGCCTTGTTCGTTGATACCCAAGATTGCATGCAAGCAATTCTTGACGCCGACCAAGGCAACCTTCTCGTTTGCCAACTGGGAGACACCGACCCTCGCTGGGTCAAAGCAAGTAGTTTGGCGGGACGACTGGTCCGCCTTGAGCGGTTCCAAAACGAACAAAACGCGAAAACCAGGTATAGTTTCAGCCAGATTACCAGGCCCTTCAAAGGTCTGATGCCATGGTTGTTCATTGCCTCGTTCATGTCCAACTTGGCAAGTCTTGCAACACCCTTGCTGATAATGGTGATCTATGACCGTGTGATCCCGTCAGGCTCCGTTGACCTGATAACGTCCTTGGCTCTGGTAGCCCTCATTCTATTGGCAACCGACGCTGGTTTTCGCCTCATCAGATATCGGGTTATCGCTCATATGGGGCGCGAAACCGAACTTGGTCTTGGCCTCGCTTTGTTTCAAAAGATACTTGCTCTGCCGGTATCGCAAATCCAAAAGGCCAGCGTTGAACAACAATTGGCGAGGTTTAGACAGTTTGAAAGCCTGCGCGATGTATTTACCGGCCAGATTTTGGTGGCGGTACTCGACTTACCCTTCACACTGATTTTTCTGGCCGTTTTATACATTTTATCACCTCAAATCGCTTTTTTGATCGTAGCGCTGATCATCGTATTCGTTGTCATCACCTGCATTACCTTGCCGATACAAACGTCGCGCAACGCCAGTGCGGCAGAGCACAAAGCAGCTTTGCAAAGTTACATGTTTGAAACCGCGCAAAATCAACAAGCAATTCAGCGACTTGGCCTAATTGACCACTGGACCAAGCAAGGTGAAGCTATGAACCGGAAAGCTGCGCGCGCAACGCGTCTTGCATCACAACTCCAGTTGGTCACGCAAAACCTTGGCCAAAGCCTGATGGCAATCGCTGGATTGGGCGCCGTAATTCTTGGCACGCTCAGTGCCATGCAAGGCACTATGTCCTTTGGCGCTTTGATTGCCGTTTTGTCTTTGGTTTGGAAAGTGCTGACACCGCTACAGGCTCTTTATGCAAACTCAGCGCAGATTGTTTCGTTTCAAAACAGCAAGACGCAAAGTGACCGCGTTTTGAACCTGCCCGAAGAGATGGTACGCGGCGTAGCACAGAACCATCAGAAAACACTCAAAGGTCAGATTTCTGTTTCAGGCGTTACACATCGTTACGATTCCGCAAGCGCGCCGGTCTTGTCACAAGTATCAATGGACATCAAAGCAAACGAGTTTGTCGTGCTCGGTGGCAGCAGCAACAGCGGAAAGACAACTCTGTTGAACCTCCTGCAGGGCTTTTATCAACCCAGCTTGGGCTCAATTCAGATTGATGATCTGGATTTAAGGCACATCGCAGTCGATGACTTGCGACGCTCCGTGAGTTATTGCCTCTCACCGCCAGAGTTGTTTTACGGCACGATCTATCAGAATTTCAAACTGGCCGCACCGTCTTTAAGCCGGGATGACGTCATTGAGGCCCTTGTGCAGATGGACCTTCTCGAAGAAATCGACGGATTTACCGATGGCTTGGATACACGGCTATCCGAGGCGTTTCGCAGCACGCTGCCACTGTCAACCCTGCGAGCTCTGGGGATATCGCGCACGATCGCAAGGGGTGGTTCTGTTTGCATGCTTAATGAACCGTTCGCGGGTTTGGACACAAAGCACCGCGCTGCATTGCTCCGCACCATGCAAGACCTCAAAGGCTCTCGCACGTTCATCGTTGCGACGCAGGACATCAGTGTTGCCCAGTTGGCAGACCATTACATATTTTTGCAAAACGGCAGGGTCGTCGCGGATGACCTTGGCAATGCAGGCCTCAAAAAATTCAACGCTTTGTTAAACCGCACGGGAGCAAGTTGA
- a CDS encoding HlyD family type I secretion periplasmic adaptor subunit, translated as MTQTKLKRGKKGVFAKSDARAARRGPKLASLLILTLVGFLGGSLWMAASTVVPELTRASGALVPTGRYHQIQAPESGTVVSVHVHEGQVVQTGDVLAELSSASLDQLEQNLRQELLAIETKVKNFQAIIAGVTTDNPTTEPLSNPEMEFADTQLQLFESRQRAQKELITRLEETLATLERARKLAEKRVIAKTLSVQKDEDLFNKGLTTSRDLDAQKDRLDQLQARLVDVDVRLSQLQKEVSLSQSSVVQNRLSMEEKYTEKLFELELQREALKGQLETVVQQRDKLKLRSPANGVLHAIGFPNPGEIVNVGDVLFELLPTQQSLVAEIEVNPSDIGHVSTGDPVALKFDTFDPRRYGQVEGEIISISPNSVMDSDTGQEHFRATVALGNASIGEGVWQRDLKSGMTATAEIVTDERTVLAYLLKPISRSLENAFGER; from the coding sequence ATGACGCAGACCAAGTTGAAACGGGGCAAAAAGGGTGTTTTCGCGAAGTCTGACGCCCGCGCAGCGCGGCGGGGCCCGAAACTGGCCAGCCTGCTGATCCTGACGCTTGTTGGCTTTCTTGGTGGTTCCTTGTGGATGGCCGCCTCCACAGTCGTTCCTGAGTTGACACGCGCAAGCGGCGCGCTTGTTCCGACCGGAAGATACCACCAGATTCAGGCACCAGAAAGCGGGACAGTCGTTTCAGTTCACGTTCACGAAGGACAAGTGGTTCAAACCGGTGACGTTTTGGCTGAGCTATCCTCCGCATCCCTGGACCAACTCGAACAAAACCTGCGCCAAGAGCTTCTGGCGATTGAAACAAAAGTGAAAAATTTTCAGGCAATAATTGCAGGTGTTACAACCGACAATCCGACGACTGAGCCCTTGTCCAATCCTGAGATGGAGTTTGCTGATACCCAACTGCAACTCTTTGAGAGCAGACAGCGCGCGCAGAAGGAATTGATAACAAGGCTGGAAGAAACGCTCGCAACGCTTGAGCGTGCGCGAAAACTAGCCGAAAAGCGCGTGATCGCCAAAACACTGTCAGTCCAAAAAGATGAAGACCTGTTCAACAAAGGGCTGACCACTTCGCGCGATCTTGATGCGCAAAAGGACCGACTGGACCAATTGCAGGCGCGCCTCGTTGATGTAGATGTACGACTGTCCCAACTTCAAAAGGAGGTTAGCCTTTCGCAATCCTCGGTCGTGCAAAACCGCCTGTCTATGGAGGAAAAATACACCGAAAAGCTGTTTGAACTGGAATTGCAACGCGAGGCGCTGAAGGGTCAATTGGAAACCGTTGTGCAACAACGCGACAAGCTGAAATTACGCTCGCCCGCAAACGGCGTTCTACACGCAATTGGCTTCCCAAATCCGGGCGAAATCGTGAATGTTGGGGACGTACTTTTTGAACTTCTTCCAACTCAGCAAAGCCTTGTTGCAGAGATTGAAGTGAACCCATCTGACATCGGTCATGTTTCAACGGGTGATCCGGTTGCATTGAAGTTCGACACCTTCGATCCGAGACGATACGGGCAAGTGGAGGGCGAAATCATAAGTATCTCACCTAATTCGGTGATGGATAGCGATACGGGTCAAGAACACTTTCGTGCCACTGTTGCCTTGGGCAACGCCTCGATAGGTGAAGGTGTCTGGCAAAGGGATTTGAAATCCGGCATGACTGCAACGGCCGAAATTGTGACTGATGAACGAACGGTATTGGCATATCTGCTAAAACCAATCAGCCGTTCGCTGGAAAACGCATTTGGGGAGAGGTAG